The DNA sequence TATTTTATTTGAAAAAAAATTTAAATCTATTGATGTTTATGGTGCAAGTGGAAAAGAACAAGATCATTTTTTAGGAAATTTAAGTACAGCTGTGCATTGGAAATCTAAGTTGGCTATTACCTTTTTTGATAATTATGGTCATTATTTTTTAGCTGAAACTATAACTAAGCTTGATAATTGTAAAGGTAAAACAATCTCCTTAGTGCCATTTCCGGAGGTAAAAAGTGTTATTACTAAAGGTTTAAAGTATTCGTTGAATAAAGAAGATTTATTTTTAGGGAAACGAATAGGAACCAGAAATGAAGCGCTTAGTAATGACGTAGTTATTGAGTTTTTAAGAGGTGATTTGTTTGTTTTTGTAAACAATTAAAAAGTGTAACTTAGTAGCAGAATAGAAATTTGGAAATGACTGTTGTTAAATTTATAATAATTGGAAGTGGTAATATAGCATCTGCATACTTTTCGGCTATTACAAATATAGGTCAGGCAGAGGTTGTAGGTATTGTTTCTAGTAAAACCATAAAACCTAAACCGCTAAATAATCTCCCTTTTTTTAAAAGTTTGAAAGATGTTAAAATTGATTTTGATGCTATTGTAGTGTGTACTCCAAATGGATTGCACCATGTAAGTACCATTGAAGCAGCTACTTTAAAAAAGCATGTGCTTTGTGAAAAGCCTATTGATATTTCATTAGAGTCTATTGATAAGATGATTAAAGCTTGTAAAGTAAATAACGTAAAGCTTGGAGTTGCTTATCAAAGGCGATTTAGTTCTGATAATCCCGTTGTGAAAAATTTGATTGATGAAAATAAAATAGGAAAGATTTTTTCAGTAGATCTTGCAGTGAAAAACTATCGGGATCAAGCATATTATGATTCTGCTGATTATAGAGGTAAGTATAAGATTGATGGTGGTGGCCCTTTTATTCAACAAGCTTGTCATTATATAGATTTGTATTATTGGTTTTTTGGAAAACCCACTAATTTGGTTAGTAAGTTAGGTACTTTTGTTCATAATATTGAAGTTGAGGATCATGGAGCTGTTATTTGTGTTCATGATTCAGGAATGATAGGTACTATTACTGCATCAACAGCAACTAAACCGGGATTCCCAGCAAAAATGGAAATTTATACAAGTAAGGGGTATATCATATTAGAAAATGATGTTATAACACAATGGGGTATTGAAGGTATGGCAAACCCATCAATTAAAATTAACCAACCTGAAACTAATAAGCATACAGGAGCTTCAAACGCTTTTGTTAATGATACTACTAATCATGAAACTGTTATAAAAGATTTTATTCAAGCTATTGAATTAGATACTAATCCGTTGGTAACAGGTGAATCTGCAAAAAATGCGACTGAAATTATTTTAGATATTTACAAAAGTCAATTTTAAAAGTACCTTGTTTTAGTTAGAAATCTCTTTAAAATAGAATTTTTACAAATCTTTGATTTTTTAAGTTATCAATATCTTGACCAAACATTAGTAAGGTATTTTCATTTATCCAATTATATAAAAAAGGCCTGATTGTTATGCCGTCAAGTTGGTTGTTGTTTATTAAAACCTGTCTTTTATAATTACCACTGTTTAAATCTACTGAGGTTGATAGAAAAGCTTTGTCAAAATCAACAAAATAATTAGCCAGGGGGCCTGTACGGTGGTTTAAATTTTTAGCACTACAATTATAAAGCAAATAAACTTTATTGTTTTTGTAAATTGGCAAAAAGGAACTGTAAATGGGAACGTTTGATTTATCATTTCGCTTTCCAATTTTATTAGCCCATATAATATTACCCTGATTGTTTAATTTAATAGTTGCTATATCGTGATGATAATACGTAATAGCATAATTGTAAGAATAGGACCATGATTTTTCAGCCAAAACCAATAATTCATCATTGTCTAATTTTATAGTTTGTTTTAATACAAAGTTTTGGTTATCTCGTTTTCCTTGATTAAACTTATCAATGGCCTTGTCTTTTTTCTTTCCATCTTCTATGAGTTTGGCAAAAAAATCTGAAGATAATTTATTATATTTTGAATACAATATATTTTCACTTTCAAGATTTATTTTGGAAGCAAAAATACCACTCATGGCATACATGTCTTTTGCGGAATACATCCCTGTTAATACTAATTCATCATCATTTAATAATGTGACGTTTAAAGTTCTTAAATGCACATTGTTTGGTTTAATTGTACAGATAGAGCTTATATTTTCTTGCTGTATTTTAAATAGTTGAAATTCATATCTATGATTGTTTTCATCATTCAAAACCTTATAGCTTTCATATATTTTGCAAAGTATAAATAACTTGTTTTTTTTATTTAAAAAAATATTATGAATTGATAAAACATCATTTTTGTATGGTAATTCATAAGAGGTATTAGTTATTTCATTAAAATCGGAATCAAAAGTTTGAACTTTTATTTTAGCAATTTCTTTGTTTTTATTGGGAATGGTGTAAAAAAGTGTAATAGTATTTTCGTCATCACTTATCATAAATTTACTAAGTGAATTTTTGGCACTTTTAGAATCGTTTTCAATAGTGGTTATTAGTTTTTTTTCGTATAAAGTAAATGTTTTTAAGTCTACACTTTGATGATAAAAAGTTTTGCCTTCATCATTTAACAAATAAAAAACATGTGTTATTTTGTCTTTTATTTTTACCAGCCCAAGGGAATTGAATTTATCTTCGTAAGTTTCGCTTTTTAAGTTTATTTCTTGTTCAGAGGGTGTCAAGTCTAAATTGAATTTCCTTAAAAACATATCGTCACCTTGCCCATATTTTCCTTCTGAATATAAAAGATAGTAGCCGTTCTCATCCTTGCCAATAATGTCAATAGGGATTTCTCTTTTTTCATTTTTAAAAACGGAACCAAATTCTACTTGAATATTATCTTGGGAATTGCTGAGATTAAAACATATAATAAACAGTAAGCTAATTGCAAATTTTTTCATATCAATGAT is a window from the Pseudalgibacter alginicilyticus genome containing:
- a CDS encoding thiamine diphosphokinase; its protein translation is MNLGKVFLLINGELPNTLPNMSEYDLICATDGAYQFLLENNITPDFISGDFDSLKVLPKNIDVIHTPNQDFTDFDKILNILFEKKFKSIDVYGASGKEQDHFLGNLSTAVHWKSKLAITFFDNYGHYFLAETITKLDNCKGKTISLVPFPEVKSVITKGLKYSLNKEDLFLGKRIGTRNEALSNDVVIEFLRGDLFVFVNN
- a CDS encoding Gfo/Idh/MocA family protein — its product is MTVVKFIIIGSGNIASAYFSAITNIGQAEVVGIVSSKTIKPKPLNNLPFFKSLKDVKIDFDAIVVCTPNGLHHVSTIEAATLKKHVLCEKPIDISLESIDKMIKACKVNNVKLGVAYQRRFSSDNPVVKNLIDENKIGKIFSVDLAVKNYRDQAYYDSADYRGKYKIDGGGPFIQQACHYIDLYYWFFGKPTNLVSKLGTFVHNIEVEDHGAVICVHDSGMIGTITASTATKPGFPAKMEIYTSKGYIILENDVITQWGIEGMANPSIKINQPETNKHTGASNAFVNDTTNHETVIKDFIQAIELDTNPLVTGESAKNATEIILDIYKSQF